One window from the genome of Oculatellaceae cyanobacterium encodes:
- a CDS encoding EAL domain-containing protein: MNQLANNSNDQKLKAVLVVEDTKGKRLINLEDSIYSLGRDLKNSIVLHSPIVSRHHATLLRVTNSQDYSFVFKIIDGDLQGNTSKNGILINGELVLSQSLKHRDIIVFGRDAKAVYLMVNADFPDQDILEYCEDKNFAESSNKCFDPNDTLVSDEEDAESLNEPALLRLASFPELLPSPIIEIDLMGQITYLNPAAIIQFPDLQIAKLNHAVLAGLLDIFENEKKEFFIREVEVNSAIFEQSVYYIAESRLIRIYLVDISDRKRTEAALRKSEERYALAAMAANDGLWDWDLNTNEIYFSYRWKSMLGYQENEIGNTPDEWLNRIHPKERERVKAELAAHIEGVTPRFESECEILHKDGTYRWVLSQGIAVKDDNGKTYRMVGSQTDITRRKEVEAQLIHDAFHDPLTGLSNRALLIFQLQHAVEMAKRREDYLFAVLFLDLDRFKVVNDSLGHYIGDQLLIAFVERLVSATRSGDTVARLGGDEFVVLLEDIQSVEDAKEIAERIKQQLTLPFKINDHDIFTSVSIGIALNTTGYNQPEELLRNADIAMYRAKALGKARYQVFDSQMHTRAVTLLQIENDLRHAIEREELVVNYQPIVALSTSKLVGFEALLRWHHPERGKVSPVEFIPIAEETALIVPIGYWVLRQACRQLQEWQERFQPNPPLTMSVNISGKQFLERNLIDNIQSILLETKINPACLKLEITESVIMENADEAVEMLLQLKKIGVQIYIDDFGTGYSSLSYLHQFPFDALKIDRFFIERMSKEREGGEIVQAIINLAKNLGVYIVAEGVETKEQNELLQQMGSNNGQGQGFYFCKPLDSKSLEELITQDPNWLHQGY; this comes from the coding sequence ATGAATCAGTTAGCCAATAATTCTAATGACCAAAAATTAAAAGCAGTTTTAGTAGTTGAAGATACTAAAGGCAAAAGACTTATAAATCTTGAGGATAGTATATATTCCCTCGGTCGAGACTTAAAAAATTCAATCGTCCTTCATTCTCCTATAGTTTCTCGGCATCATGCAACTTTATTGCGTGTAACGAATAGCCAAGATTACAGTTTTGTATTTAAAATCATTGATGGAGATTTACAAGGAAATACTAGCAAAAACGGCATACTTATTAACGGAGAATTAGTCTTGTCACAATCTTTAAAACACAGAGATATTATTGTTTTTGGCAGAGATGCCAAAGCAGTATATCTAATGGTTAATGCGGATTTTCCCGATCAAGATATTTTAGAATATTGCGAAGACAAAAATTTTGCTGAAAGTTCCAATAAGTGTTTTGATCCCAATGATACATTAGTTTCTGATGAAGAAGATGCTGAGTCATTAAATGAACCTGCTCTGCTAAGGTTAGCTTCTTTTCCAGAGTTATTACCTAGCCCAATTATCGAAATTGATCTGATGGGTCAAATAACCTATCTTAATCCAGCCGCAATTATACAATTTCCTGACCTTCAAATAGCTAAGTTAAACCATGCAGTTTTAGCTGGGTTACTCGATATATTTGAAAATGAGAAAAAAGAGTTTTTTATTAGAGAAGTAGAAGTTAACAGTGCTATTTTCGAGCAATCAGTATATTACATTGCTGAAAGTCGCCTGATTAGAATTTATTTAGTTGATATTAGCGATCGCAAGCGAACAGAAGCGGCTCTGCGTAAAAGTGAAGAGCGATATGCACTAGCAGCTATGGCGGCTAATGATGGTTTATGGGATTGGGATTTAAATACTAATGAAATTTATTTTTCCTACAGATGGAAATCAATGCTGGGCTATCAGGAAAACGAAATTGGTAATACCCCAGACGAATGGCTAAATCGAATACATCCCAAAGAACGTGAGCGTGTCAAAGCAGAACTTGCTGCTCATATTGAAGGAGTTACACCTCGGTTTGAAAGTGAATGTGAAATTTTACATAAAGATGGAACATATCGTTGGGTACTCAGCCAAGGAATTGCTGTTAAAGATGATAATGGAAAAACTTATCGCATGGTAGGTTCTCAAACTGATATTACCAGACGCAAGGAAGTTGAGGCACAACTAATTCACGACGCTTTTCACGATCCACTAACTGGTTTATCTAATCGAGCTTTGTTAATCTTCCAGCTACAACACGCAGTTGAGATGGCTAAAAGACGAGAAGATTATTTATTTGCCGTGCTATTTCTAGACCTCGATCGCTTTAAAGTTGTTAACGATAGTTTAGGGCATTATATTGGAGATCAACTGTTAATTGCATTTGTTGAAAGACTGGTAAGTGCTACTCGTTCTGGAGATACTGTAGCGCGTCTAGGAGGAGATGAATTTGTAGTTTTATTAGAGGATATTCAATCAGTAGAGGATGCTAAAGAAATTGCCGAGCGAATAAAACAGCAATTGACATTACCTTTTAAGATTAACGATCATGACATATTCACCAGCGTAAGCATTGGAATAGCATTGAATACAACTGGTTATAACCAACCAGAAGAACTGTTGCGGAATGCGGACATAGCAATGTATCGTGCCAAAGCACTTGGAAAAGCACGTTATCAAGTATTTGATTCACAGATGCACACGCGAGCAGTTACCTTGTTGCAGATAGAAAATGATTTACGCCATGCAATTGAGCGTGAAGAACTTGTAGTTAACTATCAGCCAATTGTGGCGCTCTCCACTAGCAAACTTGTAGGTTTTGAAGCACTGCTCCGTTGGCATCATCCAGAACGGGGAAAAGTTTCTCCAGTAGAGTTTATTCCTATAGCTGAAGAAACTGCATTAATTGTACCGATTGGTTATTGGGTACTGCGTCAAGCTTGTAGACAGCTTCAAGAATGGCAAGAGCGTTTTCAACCAAACCCACCATTAACCATGAGTGTGAATATTTCTGGTAAACAGTTTCTAGAACGCAATTTAATTGATAATATCCAATCAATTTTGCTAGAAACTAAAATCAATCCTGCTTGTTTAAAACTAGAAATTACTGAAAGCGTAATTATGGAAAATGCCGATGAGGCAGTCGAAATGCTGTTACAACTAAAAAAAATTGGTGTGCAGATATATATTGATGACTTTGGTACAGGATATTCATCTTTAAGTTATTTACATCAGTTCCCTTTTGATGCTTTAAAAATTGATCGTTTCTTTATCGAACGGATGTCTAAAGAACGTGAGGGAGGAGAAATTGTTCAGGCAATTATTAACCTTGCCAAGAATTTAGGAGTCTATATTGTGGCAGAAGGAGTTGAAACTAAAGAGCAAAATGAACTCCTTCAACAAATGGGATCTAATAACGGACAAGGGCAAGGATTTTATTTTTGTAAGCCTTTAGATAGCAAATCTTTGGAAGAACTAATTACTCAAGATCCTAATTGGTTGCATCAAGGTTATTAA
- a CDS encoding DUF1824 family protein translates to MKFKLPTMQQQTNLTVQAAQEILKNYDCVSRKTVDSEAEKALLRQALLLLTEHSDYQILGICADTAHQGIATLKSYLEAFNYEENLNLSLVEGTVYIKFNLKNGSSYIDSYEGSHRGVLVSCQSVYEGGINEMYGHLPLDLFMDVS, encoded by the coding sequence GTGAAGTTTAAACTACCGACTATGCAGCAACAAACAAATCTGACAGTGCAAGCAGCACAAGAAATTTTGAAAAATTATGACTGTGTGAGTCGCAAAACGGTTGATTCAGAAGCGGAAAAAGCTTTACTTCGTCAAGCCTTACTGCTTTTAACTGAGCATTCTGATTATCAAATTTTAGGTATTTGCGCGGATACAGCACATCAGGGGATAGCAACTCTCAAAAGCTATTTAGAAGCTTTCAACTATGAAGAAAATCTTAATTTGTCCTTGGTGGAAGGTACTGTTTATATAAAATTCAATCTCAAAAATGGCTCATCTTATATTGATTCATACGAAGGTAGCCATCGGGGTGTTTTAGTATCGTGCCAATCTGTATATGAGGGAGGGATTAACGAAATGTATGGTCACTTACCATTAGATTTATTTATGGATGTATCCTAA
- a CDS encoding PAS domain-containing protein encodes MTIEDMKRETELPVLMTDEQGFIVYVNEPFRQVFGWENEEIMGQTLAAVIPNSFHDSHNLGFSRFVMTGNPTILSHPLQLKAVKKDGSEIDAEHFIIAEENQGQWVFAATLRPLNQ; translated from the coding sequence ATGACAATTGAAGACATGAAACGCGAAACGGAATTACCAGTGTTAATGACAGATGAGCAGGGGTTCATTGTTTACGTTAACGAACCTTTTAGACAAGTCTTTGGCTGGGAAAATGAGGAAATTATGGGTCAAACTTTGGCCGCCGTTATTCCCAATAGCTTTCATGATTCGCACAATTTAGGCTTTTCCCGCTTTGTTATGACTGGAAATCCTACAATTCTCAGCCATCCACTACAACTTAAGGCAGTCAAAAAGGATGGTAGTGAAATTGATGCCGAGCATTTTATTATTGCTGAGGAGAATCAAGGTCAGTGGGTGTTTGCGGCGACGCTGCGTCCTTTGAACCAGTAA